In Halobacillus amylolyticus, the following proteins share a genomic window:
- the galT gene encoding UDP-glucose--hexose-1-phosphate uridylyltransferase encodes MIVNIHKEIDRLIYYGLHKKMISVWDVDYVRNALLELFQLEDYQPAEVPKERLETPIDILENMLDYAVENQLIPDDTVTQRDLFNPKIMNKLIPRPNEVIQTFYHHYQTEGPVAATNYFYELAKSSHYIRTDRVAKNVHWYSPTSYGDLEITINLSKPEKDPKAIEAAKAKAPVSYPKCLLCKENVGYAGRLDHPARQNHRIIPMELQEERWFLQYSPYVYYNEHAIVFSREHRPMEISRAGFERLLHFVEQLPHYFVGSNADLPIVGGSILSHDHFQAGHHDFPMAKAPMDETFSVSDEPDITVGIVKWPMSVIRLQGNNREKLASLGDRILQTWKGYSDERVGIFAETEGTPHNTITPIARMRDGLFELDLVLRNNRTNEKYPMGIFHPHQEVHHIKKENIGLIEVMGLAVLPGRLVEEMDVLSEYMLQDELDTKGVEDERTAKHVDWAKQISARHEQLNKQNIKQLLQEEIGRTFSTVLEHAGVFKRTTEGQEGFRRFLSEIV; translated from the coding sequence ATGATCGTCAACATTCATAAAGAGATTGATCGTTTGATCTATTATGGTTTGCATAAAAAAATGATTTCTGTGTGGGACGTCGATTATGTTCGAAATGCTTTGTTAGAACTCTTTCAATTAGAAGACTATCAGCCGGCAGAAGTGCCAAAGGAGCGGCTTGAGACGCCGATTGACATCCTAGAAAACATGCTTGATTATGCAGTCGAGAATCAGCTGATCCCTGATGATACCGTCACACAAAGAGATTTATTTAATCCGAAAATCATGAATAAGCTGATCCCACGTCCCAACGAAGTCATTCAAACCTTTTACCATCACTATCAAACGGAGGGGCCGGTGGCAGCAACAAATTATTTTTATGAACTAGCTAAATCCTCCCATTATATCCGGACAGATCGTGTGGCCAAGAATGTTCATTGGTACAGTCCGACTTCTTATGGCGATCTGGAAATCACGATCAATCTTTCAAAGCCAGAGAAGGACCCGAAAGCGATTGAAGCAGCCAAAGCCAAGGCGCCTGTTTCTTATCCGAAATGCTTGCTATGTAAAGAAAACGTTGGATACGCAGGAAGACTGGATCATCCAGCACGTCAAAACCATCGCATCATCCCAATGGAGCTGCAAGAGGAGAGGTGGTTTTTACAATACTCCCCTTATGTTTATTACAATGAGCACGCGATCGTCTTTTCTCGTGAGCATCGGCCCATGGAAATTTCACGGGCAGGCTTTGAACGTTTACTCCATTTTGTTGAGCAACTGCCTCATTACTTTGTCGGATCGAATGCGGATTTACCAATTGTGGGGGGATCGATTCTAAGTCATGATCACTTTCAGGCCGGCCATCACGATTTTCCTATGGCGAAAGCGCCAATGGATGAAACGTTCAGCGTAAGTGATGAGCCTGACATCACTGTCGGCATCGTAAAGTGGCCGATGTCCGTAATCCGGCTTCAAGGAAATAACCGTGAGAAATTGGCAAGTCTGGGTGATCGAATTTTGCAGACGTGGAAAGGCTACAGTGATGAACGTGTGGGCATTTTTGCAGAAACAGAGGGGACGCCGCACAATACGATCACGCCGATTGCTCGCATGAGGGATGGACTATTTGAGCTTGACCTCGTATTGAGAAATAATCGTACGAATGAGAAGTATCCTATGGGCATCTTCCATCCTCATCAGGAAGTCCACCATATCAAGAAGGAAAACATCGGTTTGATCGAAGTAATGGGGCTTGCTGTATTGCCAGGACGACTTGTAGAAGAAATGGATGTGCTAAGTGAGTACATGCTTCAAGATGAATTGGATACAAAAGGAGTAGAAGATGAGCGTACAGCTAAACATGTTGATTGGGCCAAGCAAATCAGTGCCCGTCATGAACAGTTGAACAAACAAAATATAAAGCAGCTATTACAAGAGGAAATCGGAAGAACGTTCTCAACGGTGTTAGAACATGCCGGCGTATTCAAACGAACGACAGAAGGACAGGAAGGGTTCCGGCGCTTTCTAAGTGAGATAGTTTAA
- a CDS encoding aldose epimerase family protein: protein MMIKYSMFKGIDSIILENNHLRCTILPAYGGKMASLFDKKAGYEWLYQTEADKMTIPVYGQDFSMFDSSGFDEMFPGIDEGPHPHDFLRIPDHGEVWAMPWQVTERSYGLDLEVSSPVFPYSLTKQVNLKEDRVELTYQAINTSNQPFPFIWAAHSLLNMNQATTIRVPSDLSEVINVEQASDHLGEWGTLHYYPITQSMRTGDSIDLSKMEAEEANNIEKFYFTKRVSQGWCQAVQNDIGRTLTYTFPPDKVPYLGIWKTQGGYRGDYNFALEPCTGMYDDVYVANKINKVSKIPPRGSYSWDLTMKLGGV from the coding sequence ATGATGATCAAGTATTCGATGTTCAAAGGGATAGATTCGATTATTTTAGAAAATAATCACCTTCGATGCACGATCCTGCCTGCTTATGGGGGTAAAATGGCAAGTTTATTTGATAAAAAGGCAGGATATGAATGGCTGTACCAAACAGAAGCCGACAAGATGACCATTCCTGTCTACGGACAAGACTTTTCCATGTTTGATTCCAGTGGGTTTGATGAAATGTTCCCTGGGATAGATGAAGGACCGCATCCACATGACTTTTTGCGTATCCCTGATCACGGGGAAGTATGGGCGATGCCCTGGCAAGTGACGGAACGTTCATACGGACTGGATTTAGAAGTGTCCAGTCCAGTTTTTCCTTATTCTTTAACAAAACAAGTGAATCTGAAGGAAGACCGTGTTGAACTAACCTACCAAGCGATCAACACATCTAATCAACCGTTCCCTTTTATTTGGGCGGCTCATTCCCTGCTGAACATGAATCAGGCGACAACCATACGCGTGCCATCGGATCTGAGTGAAGTGATTAATGTTGAACAAGCATCTGATCATCTTGGAGAGTGGGGAACCCTCCACTATTATCCAATCACCCAATCCATGCGAACAGGTGACTCGATCGATTTATCGAAAATGGAGGCCGAAGAAGCGAACAACATAGAGAAGTTTTATTTTACAAAACGGGTCAGCCAAGGATGGTGTCAGGCTGTTCAGAATGATATCGGAAGGACATTAACTTATACGTTTCCTCCTGATAAAGTGCCGTATTTAGGAATTTGGAAGACGCAGGGCGGCTATCGTGGCGATTATAACTTTGCTTTAGAGCCTTGTACGGGGATGTATGATGATGTATATGTTGCAAATAAGATCAACAAAGTATCAAAAATCCCTCCACGAGGCTCGTACTCATGGGATTTAACAATGAAGTTAGGAGGGGTGTAA
- a CDS encoding beta-galactosidase translates to MPYLGVDYYPEHWPKEMMTEDIQGIKEMGANIVRIGEFAWHLMERKDGEFNFSYFDTVIDSLKDNGLNVMFGTPTATFPAWLVNKDPSILSEDEYGHKRMFGGRRQYCFNSDLYREYSARITKELVKHYQNEQAIIVWQIDNEFGHEGSDQCYCNQCHEKFQDFLAEKYYNIEHLNERWGTIFWGQTYNQFSEIPVPKPTITTHNPGLKLDWARFRSASLNSFAHEMTKIVKQYKGTHQQVTTNVAGGFFNKWFDHEENLLPMDFVSYDNYPVWGGLEEPIPPAEIAMTLDFNRGLLDQNFWIVEELMGAQGHDVIGYLPRPNQAKMWSYQAFAHGCNHMLYFRWRGMTRGAEQFCYGVIDHDSQYGRKYREVQSLFHDISSYEDVLESPIKSEVAVLYDYDNIWSWRAQTQSKDFDFKEELMRLYRPFYSLNTQIDVIPSDRDLSTYKVVLVPVMQIIDQRLADQLAAFAEEGGTVVFSFRAGLKNKDNNIYFKEPLPGPIRSLTGIRVEEVESLTKERTAPIEGKGDYNGETSYVAIWRDLIVAETAEVLFRYQDALYGQYAAVTRNSYGKGNVYYIGGGLGGNAIDRMALEIVGANGLSFVESDEDVEVYRRHTDGETFTFIMNHSDQMKTFKEISLQPFESRIIEQ, encoded by the coding sequence ATGCCATATCTTGGAGTAGATTATTATCCGGAACACTGGCCAAAGGAAATGATGACAGAAGATATTCAAGGAATCAAAGAGATGGGGGCTAACATCGTACGGATCGGAGAGTTTGCCTGGCACCTGATGGAAAGGAAAGACGGAGAATTTAATTTTTCTTATTTTGATACGGTAATTGACTCATTGAAGGACAATGGATTGAATGTGATGTTCGGTACGCCGACCGCAACTTTTCCGGCTTGGCTGGTGAATAAGGATCCTTCCATCTTATCTGAAGATGAATATGGCCATAAGCGGATGTTTGGCGGTCGCCGCCAATACTGTTTTAATTCAGATCTCTATAGAGAATATAGCGCCCGCATCACGAAGGAATTAGTCAAACACTATCAAAATGAACAAGCAATTATTGTATGGCAAATTGATAATGAGTTCGGCCATGAAGGAAGTGACCAGTGCTATTGTAACCAGTGTCATGAAAAGTTCCAGGATTTCCTGGCTGAGAAATACTACAACATTGAACATTTAAACGAACGCTGGGGAACGATCTTTTGGGGGCAGACGTACAACCAGTTCAGTGAAATTCCAGTTCCCAAACCAACCATCACCACACATAATCCCGGGTTAAAACTGGATTGGGCAAGGTTCCGTTCAGCTTCCCTTAATAGCTTCGCCCATGAAATGACGAAGATCGTAAAACAGTATAAAGGAACCCATCAACAAGTGACCACGAACGTTGCCGGAGGATTTTTCAACAAATGGTTTGATCACGAGGAAAATCTTCTCCCAATGGACTTTGTTTCCTACGACAATTATCCAGTGTGGGGTGGACTGGAGGAACCGATTCCGCCGGCCGAGATTGCGATGACGCTTGATTTTAACCGGGGATTATTAGATCAAAACTTTTGGATCGTCGAGGAATTGATGGGGGCTCAGGGACACGATGTGATTGGTTACCTGCCGCGTCCGAACCAAGCTAAAATGTGGTCTTACCAGGCATTTGCCCACGGCTGCAACCATATGCTCTATTTCCGTTGGCGAGGAATGACAAGGGGAGCGGAGCAGTTTTGCTATGGGGTCATCGATCATGATAGTCAGTATGGGAGGAAGTATAGAGAGGTTCAATCGTTATTCCACGATATTTCCTCGTATGAAGATGTACTTGAATCACCGATCAAGTCCGAAGTTGCTGTCCTCTATGATTACGATAATATTTGGTCCTGGCGTGCACAGACTCAGAGTAAAGATTTCGATTTTAAAGAAGAACTAATGCGTCTGTATAGGCCGTTTTATTCCTTGAATACCCAGATAGATGTTATTCCTTCTGACAGAGACCTTTCCACATATAAAGTTGTCCTTGTCCCCGTTATGCAAATCATCGATCAAAGATTGGCAGATCAGTTAGCTGCCTTTGCGGAAGAGGGGGGGACTGTAGTCTTCTCGTTTCGAGCGGGGTTAAAGAATAAAGATAACAATATTTATTTCAAAGAGCCACTCCCAGGCCCGATCCGTTCGTTAACAGGGATAAGGGTCGAAGAAGTTGAATCACTAACAAAAGAAAGAACGGCACCAATCGAAGGAAAAGGCGATTATAATGGAGAAACTTCGTATGTAGCGATTTGGAGAGATTTAATTGTTGCTGAAACGGCAGAGGTTCTTTTTCGATATCAGGACGCACTCTATGGACAATACGCTGCCGTAACTCGAAATTCGTATGGAAAAGGGAATGTCTATTACATCGGCGGAGGACTTGGGGGAAACGCGATAGATAGGATGGCGTTGGAAATTGTAGGGGCAAACGGTCTTTCTTTTGTTGAATCTGATGAAGATGTCGAAGTCTATCGCCGTCATACAGATGGAGAAACCTTTACTTTTATCATGAATCATAGTGATCAAATGAAAACCTTTAAAGAGATTTCCCTTCAACCTTTTGAAAGTCGAATTATTGAACAATGA